The following DNA comes from Verrucomicrobiota bacterium.
TGCCTCGAGTCGGCGCGGATGAATTCATCGTCGTCTCGAGCAGCAGAACCCAGTCGCGATCGCCAACGCTGTTATTTCCGGGTGGCGTAAAGGAGTACGGACCAGTGTTGGCCAAAGGTGAACCGGGGATGGTCGTATAGTTTCCCGAGGTTGGATCATACCAACGAGCTTGTGCGCTCCCGCTCATGACAGTGAGGTCAACCGTGATATTACCCGCACGGCCGGGCGGCAGATACGCGACTAATAAACTTCCTGTGGAGGTCGCGGCAGCGGCGACATAGTCCGAACTGTCGGGCGTGCCTCCACCCGCAGTGACAAGTGTCCTCATTCCTGCAAGACCTGACGGTACCAGTTCAAACCAGGCGACGGAGTTGATGAATGCGTTCAGCCGGCCCATATCACGCGAGCCTTGGGTGTTGAGATGGCTGCGCCATCCCGCGTTGAAGGGCCAAACGTAACCGTTGCCAGAAATATATCCGCCGATCGCACTCAGCCATCCCCACCATTGAAAACGGCGCACCGGCTGGGTGGCACTCGGGTTGTAACCGTTCCCATCTGGGGGCGGACCTTCTTGATCATACGGCTCTTCGAGCAGGAACGCCGGCTCGACAGGACTGTGGCTGTACGCCTGGCGACCCTGGCTGCTCACATCGCCAGCCCAGTTGTAAACGCCATTCAGACTCATCAAGGAACCGAAAAGGCTCTGATCAGTGGCGTTCATTCCCGAGGCCCACTCGGCGCTGAAAAAAACGGATTGCTGTTGGGGCACGCTAGTCAGGCCGCTCAAGAGTGCATTTTCCACGTCGGCTTGAGCCGTGGTGAATGATCCGTCGTCCCCGCCCATCATCCATATCAGATTCTTTTGATTTTTATAGCGATTCGCAAGAAACGCGCCATAGACATTCATTTTAGCGGCACCATTGGCTGTCATTTCCTGCATCCAACCCTGATCAGCACCTTGGTAGCCGACATAGGAAGGAAAGAAAAAGACGACGACACCTTTGGAGTCGCAATAGTTCAGGAAGGAATCAACGTAACTCCAGTATGCCTCATTCGGCGTACTGAAATCGGGTGCTTCGCTATTGATGTCGGAATAGGCAAGGGTTCCACTCCAGTTGGCACCATCCAGCCGCTTTAAAAATGGCAGATCTCCATTTCCGTTGAATGGCGGCTGGTTCCCTCTGGGGTCGTGATCGAGGACGTGCATCTCGATCGAATTATACCCTCGTGAGACGCTATCGGTTATGAAGGTTTGGTAATCTGTATTGGTGAGCGAAATGACGAACCAGGCGGTACGCCCCAGTATTGGAAACGGCACATTTTTCTGATCGACCAAATATCGTCCATTAGCGCTCTTCTTCAGCGGAAAGGTGGCCGCGATGCTCGTCACGCACAGCAAAACGCCCGCCGTGAAAAGCAGCATGTGTTGCCTCACTCTCATGTCTTGCCACCTTTGCTCATTTCGAACAGAAGAACGAAAGACGTCACTTGGGCATCGACACAGCACGGTAG
Coding sequences within:
- a CDS encoding DUF4038 domain-containing protein, producing MRVRQHMLLFTAGVLLCVTSIAATFPLKKSANGRYLVDQKNVPFPILGRTAWFVISLTNTDYQTFITDSVSRGYNSIEMHVLDHDPRGNQPPFNGNGDLPFLKRLDGANWSGTLAYSDINSEAPDFSTPNEAYWSYVDSFLNYCDSKGVVVFFFPSYVGYQGADQGWMQEMTANGAAKMNVYGAFLANRYKNQKNLIWMMGGDDGSFTTAQADVENALLSGLTSVPQQQSVFFSAEWASGMNATDQSLFGSLMSLNGVYNWAGDVSSQGRQAYSHSPVEPAFLLEEPYDQEGPPPDGNGYNPSATQPVRRFQWWGWLSAIGGYISGNGYVWPFNAGWRSHLNTQGSRDMGRLNAFINSVAWFELVPSGLAGMRTLVTAGGGTPDSSDYVAAAATSTGSLLVAYLPPGRAGNITVDLTVMSGSAQARWYDPTSGNYTTIPGSPLANTGPYSFTPPGNNSVGDRDWVLLLETTMNSSAPTRGSYNGLFYEDNAVRQSSSGFFTLSTTTQGTYSGRLQMGTSRYSISGQLDAQGQATNVIQRPGASPLTVELQGGEGDQADQILGRITDGTWVSPLLGERVVFDSKTYPAPFAGSYTLLIPPDNDPSVPAGDGFGTVRVSTSGAVRFGGVLADGTKVTQGVSLSKNGDWPLYVALYSGKGAIVSWLRFTNQSNSDLDGKLSWIKPAGGISPFYPAGFTNECDVVGSVYVPPVGGSETILNLTNALVEFTGGNLAADFTNSVTLAANNRLINQSSNRLTMSFSLPTGTFKGGVTDPASAKSMKLSGVVLQKANIGGGLLLGTNQSSRVVLTQ